In one Nicotiana sylvestris chromosome 8, ASM39365v2, whole genome shotgun sequence genomic region, the following are encoded:
- the LOC104225989 gene encoding uncharacterized protein has protein sequence MEIVAKSKKHHHYYSPFPSCFRRPLEVAAAASARPLPPPLPQPPLAANPNLATSLYQTHLGLFALTWSRNLFGRSFHIHFLLNDSDGVGADYNNTISSPHLSSTSTPSFHLNIKPFIFWKKHGSKKLDGDNKVVHIFWDLSKAKFGSGPEPISGFYVAVIVNGEMVLLVGDLNKEAYAKTRARMPEKKENQNQNPNPNPNPNLVLRREHVCGNKLYKTKANFGGKEKEISIDCRLGEDPRLYFSVDNKRVLQIKHLKWKFRGNERIEVDGVPVLVSWDVYNWLFDDDEDGYALFMFKFEKSSYEYVATDDSNFNNGVQLWSQQSCGFGFETKMMKKGVLRSSRSSSSSSLSSASSTCSSVMEWASTEENELKGPSGFSLLVYAWKS, from the coding sequence aTGGAAATTGTTGCTAAGTCCAAAAAACACCACCATTATTATTCACCTTTCCCTTCTTGTTTCCGCCGCCCTTTAGAGGTAGCTGCCGCCGCCTCCGCTCGTCCTCTACCGCCACCGCTGCCGCAGCCACCGCTTGCTGCTAATCCCAACCTCGCCACCTCCCTTTACCAAACCCACCTCGGCCTCTTTGCTCTCACTTGGTCTCGCAATCTCTTCGGTAGATCTTTTCACATCCATTTTCTCCTCAACGATTCTGATGGAGTTGGAGCTGACTACAATAATACAATCTCTTCTCCTCATTTATCTTCAACCAGTACCCCGTCTTTCCATCTCAATATTAAGCCCTTTATTTTCTGGAAAAAACATGGGTCAAAAAAGCTCGACGGAGATAACAAGGTTGTTCATATCTTTTGGGATCTTTCAAAAGCTAAATTTGGATCTGGGCCTGAACCTATATCTGGATTTTACGTAGCTGTTATTGTTAACGGCGAAATGGTTCTTCTCGTCGGCGATTTAAACAAAGAAGCTTACGCTAAAACCCGAGCTCGAATGCCAGAAAAGAAGGAGAATCAAAATcaaaatccgaatccgaatccaAACCCAAACCTGGTGCTGAGAAGGGAACACGTATGTGGAAACAAACTCTacaaaacaaaagcaaatttcGGTGGGAAAGAGAAAGAAATCTCAATCGATTGCAGGTTAGGAGAAGATCCAAGGCTATATTTCAGCGTAGATAACAAAAGGGTCTTACAAATTAAGCATTTGAAATGGAAATTCAGAGGAAATGAAAGAATTGAAGTTGACGGAGTTCCAGTTTTGGTTTCATGGGATGTGTACAACTGGTTATTTGACGATGACGAAGATGGGTATGCTCTGTTCATGTTCAAATTCGAAAAATCAAGTTACGAATATGTAGCTACTGATGATTCCAACTTTAACAATGGAGTTCAATTGTGGTCTCAACAATCTTGTGGATTCGGGTTCGAgacaaaaatgatgaaaaagggtGTATTGAGAAGTTCAAGAagttcatcttcttcatctttaTCTTCAGCATCTTCAACTTGTAGCTCTGTAATGGAATGGGCTAGTACTGAAGAAAATGAATTGAAAGGTCCTTCTGGATTTTCTTTGTTGGTTTATGCTTGGAAAAGCTGA